AAGTTATAacacaatttcttatttatttccagagcgtaaaactgcaacacagtacatataaatgttttatttagtataaatattacagtattattcatacaaggctgaagttggtttgatattcgcagctcctgattcgtttggttgtatgtacactaccttccatcacttactttctccagttttactttaacgtgctgttctagtgtaattcattcatttactaagtagaaaatatcttaactagagaattagcctcatactttaagagaaaacctggcattagcctggccagagctaattgtatactgtataatatttattttaattattgaatatataattaacaatttaatatataatgaaaaaaatatttaataaaattatattttaaaaacctttgtgagccatactgcacaaaaaatgaataaaaagctaatgttccaatgtgatttcaaataattttttcatcttgggcctgaccaaatacacatgatatgaaaatgaagtctcctatgttaaggaaaacctagaattagcctggtccgagctgattttatactgtaaaatgaattagcaacatgacatacgagccataatgcaccaaaaattgaatgttaagctgacgttccagtatgattttgaaggactttttcattttggaccagaacaaataaacatgagatgaagagttctagtattcacaaaatcgcactggaatcactggctttatattcattaatttttgtgcattatagcttgtatgccatgttgccagttcgttttaaagtataaagtatttcaggttcttcttaaagtagaagactaaaactcattatatcatgtgtatttggcatggcccaagattaaatatccttcaaaatcgtactggaccatcagcttatattaaatttttgctgcattatggttgtgtatgctatgttgctaattcattttacagtataaaatcagctcgggccaggctaattctaggttttccttaaaataggagactagaatttcatatcatttatcagtatcagtatttggtctggcccaagatgacaaaattcttaaaatcacactgtatttttttttttgagcgcaacggcttttaaaatattattttattttttaaattatatataaaatgtattaatttaatattcagtaattaaaataaatattttacagttaacagttagctctggccaggctaatgccaggttttcccttaaggtaggaggctaattctctatttaagatgttttctacttaggaaatgaatgaattacactagaacagaaaataagtggaaggtcgtgtatataaaattgcattttataacataatgtatatttacatagttaataaacagctgtactgcttttcttcattatagctccttcagtgttgatatgtgaggtgttaaatataatatgcggaacagtttgtgaacgctccctttagttcacggtggttcagtgaagcggcagctgcgaatatcaaaccaacttcagcctcatattatttattcagtagaaacaaaagaaatagATAGTTCCATAGATTTCCAGTTTCATagacaaaaacaaagtaatgtaacgacaaatattattgtgcacgaaattatatagcacaccccttgttctaatatgtatttatgatatgcattttattttactttttgtacatgtttagacactgtcccaacttaattcttctttttttgtttttttttaggtgaagtgttgtcgccgctgccaactaaatgaccccatgaagacggggacaccagtgttacattctattaaggtattccaaattctgttttgtttaatagagaaaataaatgttttgaaaggtaatggaaaatatgtgtttaggtgaaggctgcatgggaggtgattggcctggatttaattggcccactgcgagaaactggtcaaaaaaacaagtatgtgttgaccatgactgatttatatacaaagtgggttgttgctgagccactgcaaaataagactgcaactgaagtgtcagcagccatcataaagacactctacttgttcggcatggtcaagaaaattattactgaccaagggagagagttcgttaatgaggtaaaagtctagtataatgtgaattcttaacattgatatttatcttaattagcatacatgtttttctgacattctgctatgcacactgtatttcctttttgatgatttgcacacagctgaatgaaaacatctttgcaactctgaaaatcaaacatgctgtctcaagtgcctaccaccctcagacaaatgggcaggtaattttcaacataattttatttgacatttccctgtaatgttaaaaaaaattaggaaatgttttaattgttgttgttttttatatatatatataggatgagcgaacaaatcaaaatgtcaaacgtgtattacggaagtatgtaaatgaaagccataatgattgggacatccatttacctgcagttgtgtatggtattaacactgctaagcaagtgggtattcattatacattcattatggtcgatatataatgtaatcgatatataatgttttatttctgataacttaatttgtttttaaccagtcttcaaccaggcacaccccgtatttcttattcttccatcggcaccctcatttgccagaggttatgaacgcctgtcccatgggagaagactttaaaattgctgacccagaagatgatcttgacacccgagtaaatgaaatgaaaattttaaatgagaaggttaggtccaaattcatgtagtctgaccacagaagttttttttaattcaatggcatgtagtaaagtgtaatttttttttttcaggtgcttagcaacattgaaaatgcgcagaaaagacaacaaaagtctTACAGGAACCGTAAGAGAAAGCTAATGAGCACAATCAGTCCTGGTGATGAGGTCTTGATTTCTCAAGATTTcaatataaaacagagaaaagacacccttgctgaccgccacaaaggtcctttcactgtggatagtatctctaaaaagggtgtggcatcagtggtgaaagataatgggactcgatgttgcatcaatgtctcacggctaaggcctttctacaggttggaaagtaagagctagtgtttttttgtaatggttgacatgtaaggtgtatattgtaaagtttattttattaatattagacttaattttttttattgtctcttcagatcatggagcagttccatgtgtgtcacttcaggaccatgagtatggtacacctgatgaagcaacagaccatccttatgctttttctggagagaaatgggaaaaagacttgggtcctctccaggaaaaactggtaggggatgattccacctagcccattccaaatttcactctccttcacacactgttagacactaccaataattttttgcaatcgtatattcagaccatctctcacatacttacactctcacaccattctcaccccccctcccttgctaactcttttaattgcagttgaaatatgtcctggacaaaagccttccagcagcagaattgattgttaaagatgacaatatctgtcttacacgtgaggacttgtggagtcttgggttaaatcagtgcatggagtctactgtaagtatattcatgctgcagcatgcttgctcaaaggcacagaaatagtttttttttgtgtgtaatttatgcctttattttgttttattacgtctagattgggaatgcatgttttaagatcatcagagaagctgcacaaaaacatgtaattaattacagaagctcaaacattgttattttgtatacttcttcatgggtacttgtatacatttgctaatcttgttgtgttgtaaataggggaaagatgtttacattgctgacatgtatgtggttcccacatggaaaacgatgaatgtggacccactctcaagtttaccggtaaagtgaagttaaacacacacacagacagacagttgcacattaatgcaatgatttctgtacaatgcacagtagttgaatggttgcattttctttctctacaccagaacaatctgtgttccaaggatgcgattttgttccctgcatggagtatgcaacagaatcaactggatcactatttgctatgtgttgagttacagtttcaaaaaatagatattcagatttttagaatgaagtttgttgattagcttatcattttgaaatatgtccattgcaggttttactggttgtggagagagagatcatttttctagattctgtactccctggtggttttggagatgactcgtacaaaacgatatttaggttaagagagaggaaaaagttgcccttgttcagtggcttttaccaataatattttacgcaagagccatgttctgtggctgctgatttacacaaaagcattgttctatggctgatgatttacaaaaagccttgttctatggctgaaaattaacaaaaagccttgttctatggctgaaaattaacaaaaagccttgttctatggctaatgatttacaaaaagccttgttctatggctgcttatttatagctttgttcttttgttttatgtttacgcagAAGCCTTGTTCGATGGCTGTAGGATTAGGTCTCATTTTATGAAACTAGACCATGGAGAACAATTGTATGACTATAGGTTTCAGTAAGTATGTgtccataattaattttttttcccattttatgtgcagacatattgcaggccagattgacccaagaccctggacagagaagaccggcagaagttttgatgtaaagccttttctttattttcttactgggttatataaaactctggacatcagttggcttaaatgtaatgtaagactatagatattttcttttgaagagaattttctactgtgattttgggaaactgagccatgactagcccaccagttgatactttttgctatattcattcgtcttctttccaccatacattctttcttgtccagacctagggactttctgtctattttacacaatttgaaacaatctctatcttcagcacatctacttcatgtattaatggcttttggcagtaactcagtaagggggaacctaagcttactttagtgaagcacttgtctacatctgtttctattggttcaacacctttacttaacagtaatatttaatattttgtttccagcacttccctcaacaaacttctgggaactactgtggcatccttatactcattgtaagcatccttttaagttgtgataagcagcattttgagttattgggtataatagagagatttatttttttacagtatgccctctgtatctgcaccaataccccatttatcttcacagaggtcagttgcatctattaatatagaaaaaatatttcaaaccccaccccaattgtctgatcattgttatatatgttttagaatgatgtgccattaatccgccagtggtggtgcatcctactgatggaaagatttcagattgaagggtaaggccactctgctaaagtattcatgccttttctgcattttatttcatttgattacctGCTGATTAAGTTTTTTGATTCAACAGACATGGCCAGAGGTTTGCTTTCTGGACTGACAAGGCTAGCAGGCTATTGCAATGGACCCTTCAGCCACTTTTTAGGGTATCTAGTTCAATCACTTCAgacattccacctcatgtgcaaaccatggtcaaccgcacagcccaagaaaagaagctggtagactttgctgtacaagaccatggagtccggcaacatttgttggtatgtttgtcacacattaacaatgtttgttatttacaatttgcacattgttttaccattacagtgttataagcaaataagcaaaaggccttataattcatgcttgttgtcaccatgtgttgggggacttttttttttttttaatgtggatttacagtccaaaacttttaacataaactacttttgacattcaactagaaatgttaaatgtttgctcatgttttgatgaagtgcttttggcactttgccttttgacctaagggtgtactctgtggaaaagagccttcgaagtggctcagcagaatccagaagggatcatctctacgggtgccagtgtacctggactcggaggaagaacaggactccctatttttctatcttcaggatgtcctgaaatctgcaccagtagaattccacattgaggatcaagtgcagttcattttggatgttttgttcccagaggtaaggttactaggtatgcagtaaatatctattaacaatgttaaatagcctgttgtgacttaagttacataaaaattttaatcaaatgtatctttttttaaaatccaatagagtagtactgtgagaccatgataaccacaatacattttctcagacagttattgggtcattttcagcagtgacactaacgctaatgctggagtttttaaacacctcagtttcacttgcttgacctgaatagtccaccggcggtggacatccagtgagcattgatgaaggactagagtattgacagcaccaactatgcagcaacagactcagagcttctatctgactttacatatacactgtggtgcagataggtaggagtgtctaatagaatgagagacaataaatggacacagtgtttaaaaactccagcagcactgatatatctgatccactcactgtaccagcacaacatgcactaacacctcatacaccaccagcaTTGCTAATCTCTTCTAATcactgcactgcagtgctgaatctttataatgcagttttataatttatatttattttttttaacccttttgttagtgcatcacccaagccatgtctacactacagggctatacaagaggctgaagagttgtttctttcaggtcctaactacagcagaaggtaaaaacagttacctgtgtttgaaatatctgtatgaatgtttatttattgtgactaccattttaattgggtgggtggttgcgtgtttgtgtcggggtactttgagttggggagggtgggtttttgtgttgtggtgggtgtttgtgtcgggggggt
The Astyanax mexicanus isolate ESR-SI-001 chromosome 13, AstMex3_surface, whole genome shotgun sequence DNA segment above includes these coding regions:
- the LOC125780613 gene encoding PWWP domain-containing DNA repair factor 3B-like: MERFQIEGHGQRFAFWTDKASRLLQWTLQPLFRVSSSITSDIPPHVQTMVNRTAQEKKLVDFAVQDHGVRQHLLGVLCGKEPSKWLSRIQKGSSLRVPVYLDSEEEQDSLFFYLQDVLKSAPVEFHIEDQVQFILDVLFPECITQAMSTLQGYTRG